The window TAGGGTGAGAGGCCCTGCAAACTGGTCTTGTTCCTTCAGCTGCCCTTCTTTCTAATACAGGTAAATAATGATCTAATCAGGTGACTAGTGCTTTAAACCAgaacaggggctgtctgacccaCACAGCTTAGTTGATACGGGGGTTCCTGAAGTTCCTGCCAGCAAAGCGGGCCTTGCTTCCGAGCTCCTCCTCAATTCTGTTTAggaaatagggggtggggggagggggggggacaaaAAAAAGAAAGGAGTGTAAGCACATAACATGGTACATCTATTTGTATGACTGCTTGACTGGACTGGCAATGACAACACAGATGGAGCAAAACCCACCCAAGAGTAGTAATGTAGAGGACAGTGATCTCACCACACATGCTTGAAACCCTCCCTGTAGCGTTGACATTTCTGCCATAAAACCAAAGTTCAGCAGCCAACACAAGCTAGCGTGCATTGGACTGTGCCACTGATCCTCTGCTGCTTCCACATATGCAGCTGAATTTGGGCTTGTCGTCTTTTGTGGGGCACAAGCACCTTGGCGAGAGACAGTATTTTCCTTCATGTCATACGCATGGGAGAGTCAAGAGTCTGCTTAGTAGCTGACCACATGCATTGCATGCTGCACCCCACCCAGCCAGGAACAAGACTTATTCTGCTGACCTTCACATGAACCGCTAACGTCTACACCTCATGCCAAGCAACTGTCTGGTATTGCAGGATACATCCTACCTATGATCTCCCCATGGTGTATTCAGTGTTTAAGTGCAGTGCTGCCCATACCAAGGGCAGCCAACACAGCGAGCATCAGGCACTGCCTAAAGTTGCTGTCAAGGCATAGCATAAGCACAGACGTTGGCGGAGTATTCACGTTTTCTGGGCTAGAAGGTGGTAGCATTTCACAGAACTAGGGTTGCCACAGGTCATGAGATAAGGGCTTCTTCATTTGGATAGAGGGACCAAGCTGTGGCTACACCACCTATGTTTATAAGCCCACAGGGGCAACATGGAAAGTTCTACAAGGGCCAGCTAGGGACCCCCTAATCTTTGAGCCACTTAGCCCTTGGTATTTGGTCAGTCCAGAAGGCATGGCAGCACCCACTGGAGTCTCCCTACAGTCAGCTAGGGAGATCTTAGCCAGCGTTAGCATGTGCCCTGGCACGGCAATGGAGACTGCTGTTTCCACTGGACTCTTGGAGAGTCACAGCACAGCAGAGACCAAGTCATCAGATGCGTTATACCCTGTTCTTAGAGCAAGCCTGCAGGCTAGACttagtccccctcctccccacgccAACCCAGAGCAATCCTCACCTCAGGAGCTGATTGTACTTAGCTAGACGCTCAGATCGGCAAGGGGCACCAGTCTTGATCTGAAAGAAAGGTCAGGAAGTTAGTTACTTTGGGGTTAAAAACAGCTCTGCTCTCAAGCGCTGAAGGCGTGAAGACAAATGCCCCTCCTATGATAGGCGGTAAGAACAATCATGTCCTTAATAATAATGCATCGAGTTGAGCATGGTGGAAGGACACAAGCGACCAGAAGTCTGATCGGCTAACCTGAACCCAGCTGGGCGGAAGTTGGATTCCAGCAGTGAATAGTGCACTCATTCATTTGATTGCTGGAAGTTACAATACCAGGAAATCCTGACACACCCACATGGATTGAGCTGAAAGATTCCTCCCTTGTTTTATTAGTGACATCACAAGGAAACAGCATCTCCACTTACTGAGGAGGAAAAGCGCCAGTATGTTTCACCATCGCTACTATTACAGACTAGCTGAATGCCTGTAGAGCAATAGAGGGAAATCCTTGTGCCTCAGAGGTCATTAGGATCATCTGTTTCTTGCTACAGAATGGCTTCCCATTCCCCGAAAGAAGGCAGCCAGGTGACTGGGGGGGGACCATTCCAGGTACAGATACTGACCTGTCCAGTGCAGAGACCAACCACCAGGTCAGCAATGAAGGTATCTTCAGTCTCCCCGGAACGGTGACTCACCATCACACCCCAGCCATTGGACTGGGCAAGCTTGCAGCTAAAGCAAGAGAAATAGGTGTAAGATTCTGCACCACTTGTACAAAGGATACCAAGTGCTAAGTATGGCTAATGACTGCACGATCCAGCTTCAGGTTCATTCAGTTAATGTGGATATTGGTGTTAAGGATGGAATGATGCACTGCCCAGAAGGGAAACACTGTCATCCAGCCCATCACTCCATGGGGACTTGTGGCTGGGAATGTTTTACGATGTTTCATGCACGGCACTGAATACTGTTCCATCAGGAGGCAGAAGACAGGTAGAGGTAGAGGGAGGTCGgtcgctctctctccccccgcccccctccaggtggtATTTGAAGGGAAAGTACTTAGCCACACACTGATGTTATGAAGTTGGTCTGGGTCTGTATCTGTAAGGTGACTTACGCCTGCAGGGACTCTGTCACAGAGCCAATCTGGTTCACTTTGAGCAACAGGCAGTTGCATGATTTCTCCTCCACAGCTTTAGCAATACGCTTCGGATTGGTCACGGTCAGGTCATCACCCACCACCTGAACACCCACGCTGGCAGTGAACTTCTTCCAAGCTGACCAATCATCCTGGTCAAAGGGATCTTCAACGGACACCACTGAGAAGGTAAGCAGAAGGGGTATTTTAATTAGCAGCCTCAGCATCCCGGAAGAGTTCAAGCTAATTCTAGCCAGGTGATGTTTAGGGTTATGACATCTACTAATGCACCTGACACCTCCCTGCTCAGGACTTTGCATTAGCAGCTTTGAAACTGCATCTTCTGTGGACCAAATCCAAAGCACAAGATTAAAGGCTTTTTTATGAAGTATTTAATCTCCCTCCAACCCCACTCAATGGCTTTAGTTCTACTCCTTTCCGTCCTCTTGCCGTGCACCAAGAGGTGGTGGtgttggggtgggtgggaggaggaagaccTGCCAGGGAGTAAACCATCTGTTACTGGCTGCCTGTTAACTGAGCAGCATGTACCACTCACATGGGTAGCTCTTGATAAAGCTCTTGTACAGATCAGCCAGTTGGTCAGGAGTGATGTATCTGCTGGGGTCATCGGGAGACTTGAAGTCCAGGTCGTACTTTCCATCGCGATAGAACTCTGAGGCAGCCACATCCATCCCAATGACCACCTTGTCAGTGTAGCCGGCCTTGCTGATCGCAGTCTTCAGCAGCTCCAGAGCTGGAAGGTTAGATAGTGAGTTATAATGAATTCCTAGGTATAACAACACTTTTGTAGAAAATGCATACTGTAGGCTTCAAGATGATCCACATTCTATTACTGACTTATCTGGGcgggctttgggcaagtcactgacctctcctcatctgtaaaatgagattaTTCCTTACCAGCCTTTTAGGGGTGTTACAAGGTCTTATTGACCAATGTCTGTAGAGCACCTGATACTCCTGGAGCATTTTACCACTTCATTTATCTTTATGATATCCCAGAGATACTTAAGAATcttcacccaccactgacatgaagccacctctgaggtggagtGCAGCAGCCCATATCAACATCAGCGAACAATTAAAGGACAAGAAATGAATACCATTTCCAGTTTCAACTGTAGGGGGAATTTAGCTAGGCACGAAGTAATGACTTGGCCTGCCTGGATCCTGCCTAGTTTCAACTCCTGCAGAAGCACAGTCGGAGCTGGTAAGGGGAAAGGCATTAACACAGTCCAAGTAGTAAATTTAGCCTGATGTTGAGTGGGACAGAAGAGGACTGTTTCCCCCAGTGATCTGTCAGGGCTCCAGTTACACACTTTCCCCGCTTTTCCTTGGAAATGAGAGGCTATTTCTGACAGGAGGCATGGCTGCTGAATCCTCTAAAACATGATACCACTTGGCTGTCTGAAGAGCAAAGCACTGGGTGATCACCATGTAACAGAAatatgaccctcccccccccccatgaccccTCCCAGATTTAAAGCCAAGTAGCAGCTGGACCTGCCAGACAGTGTACAGAAACAACTTTGATCAGTACTTTTTAGCAGCTTCATATTAAAAAATGCCAGTGTATAAAGCCAACAGACTGTCCATTCAGTATCATGAAGGGGAAGAACCTGCCTGTAGATTCAGAGACTCTGGTGTTTACTCAAGTATCTCCAGTGTCACTGAAGGGACTGCTATGTAGAGGTTGGACAGTTATGCACCATAGTGGTTACAGTGAGAACTGTCAGTTACATTCAAAACTGAAACAGCTTTCTGCTGCTGCAGAGGTGTTCAGTTCCCCTGTGGCTCGGAGGCGGCTCCCCCGCCACCCACTTGGCAGACACACTGCACTTGCTGTAGGCTCCTCGGTGACTGTATTTTCCATGTTGCTTGAAAGCAGGTCCCCTTTCCTGGAGGTTTGTGCTGTCTCAGGGACTGAGGAATTGGAACAGAGGTCACCTTTGTTCCACTTCCCCAGCAGCTTTTATTGCTCACTGACTATTACAGCGCAAGCTGTCCCTTCTCCCTGGAGATTAGGAGACAGACCAGCCCCAGTGAAGTCTCTTCACTTATTTACTTTTGAGCAACAGTGACCTTCGGCATAAGAAGTAGAAGAGTTTAACCACACCGCTAACTGGCACAGGGATGTCCTCCACCCAGCCTACACGGCAAATGAAATGTATGGAAAAATTAAGCCACCTTGTTAATCCACGTGAATTCATGGAATGGGGCCACTAGTTCCTACCCGCACATGGCCAAGTTTGTCTCCGTCTCCCGGTGGCAATTTAGCCTTCTGGAGTCAGTGATAGGGAGCGTTCAGTACAGCAGCTTTGCACTGGAAAGCCCTATCGGACTGGACTGGCCCCTCTTGGGTGAATGGAAGGGGGATGGAGGAGTATTTCAGGGACCATTAAGAGTTAATAGAAAGGAAGAGATCCCTCCCCCAGAGATCAGCAAGACTTTTCGGACATATTTGGAGTCCATGATGGGCTGAGCCAGTTACACAGCCTTGCACACCACCTGGTGGTAAAGTTCTAGTTTCTCCATCCATCTCTGCTTCCTACCTTCTTTGTTCTCCAAGATGTTGGGTGCAAAACCGCCCTCGTCACCCACATTGGTGGCATCCTTTCCGTACTTCTCCTTGATGACGTTCTTCAAGTTGTGGTAGACCTCAGCACCAATACGCATGGCTTCCTTGAAGCTCTCAGCACCAACCGGGAGGATCATGAACTCCTGCATGGCCAGCTTGTTACCAGCGTGGGACCCACCATTGATCACATTGAAAGCCTTGACACAGGAGAACAGAGGCAGAGTTAGCTGCTGCACTTTCCCCTCAAGCTTCACCCATGATCAATACAGTATAACTAAGCAGTGCAATGAGATGTACCCATTTCCCTTTCCACCAAACAAGCTGTCCAGAACACCCACTCTTATCCTGGAcctgtggaagtcaatggaaacacacCCACCGTGTCACAGGTGTAGGATCAAACACTTGATTGTTCGGaccccatcccctcaccctggACATAGAATGAATTCTCATTCTGCATGAAACCTGTGCATGCTCTCCCTGAATAAGGAATCAAGGGAGAGTTGCACCTTAACTCGTGTCTCTTGAGTTTACAGTGAAGACCACCATGTATAGGTAGGTCTACTTCATCTGTGCTTTAAATGAAGGGTTCCAATCCAGAAGGGTTCCATTAGAAGACCCTCAGATTCCTGAGGCCAAGAGATACACTGTTCTCCCAAATCAGAGTACTGTGCTAATAATCAGTCTTCCAAGGATAGGGAATGGGATTTTTCAAGCACACACGAGTTAGAAGCAAGAGGCCCtgtgaaagtcaatgagacttgtgctcctaaatcacataggaAAATGCCAGCCAGGCAGATATAGTTTCCAAATGTTCAACTCAGGAAACCTACAGGAACTGGCAGGATGACTTCTGGGTTTCCCGCAAGGTCAGCAATGTGACGATACAGGGGGACCCCCTTCTCAGCAGCACCAGCTTTGCACACAGCCAGAGACACACCCAGAATGGCATTAGCCCCGAACTTGGCTGAAACACAAAAGGGAAACATGTTTACATAGACAATGCAAATCCTCCTCAGAAGCGCTATTGTGATAACCGTTCTTAAATGCATGAGCCCCAAAGTAAGCTCATTGCAACTCCCCTTTCCTCCACTCCCACTCTAAGACTGCATGAAGTTCAGAATATCTTACAATAGTTTAGACATGAAATGGTCATGAAAGCCTCCATGGACACATGCACTGCCAGCATACATCCTAGTAGGTACACTGTACCACAATCACAGCAGCAGAACTGATGTGTGAAGTGGATGTCTCATTTCTTAACAGCTATCCCTTTACTCAATTAGAGATGGCCATCAACTACTTCAGCACCATGATGGAGTGCACTTCTCTTGGCCCCCCCAAGCAACTTTAGTTACTTTGGACGACAAACCTGGTGCTGAAACGGTACATCTGTGTGTTGTGCAAAAAGACACTTACACTTGTTTTCTGATCCATCCATCTCCAGCATCAGTTTGTCAATCTTCTCTTGCTCCACAACATTTATGTTCTGCAAAGGGAAGAAGAGTGAAACCAAGAAATAAAGCCATGCTGTATAATTCAGACCAATCCCCCTTCTCCCATGTCACCTACCTGTGGGTTCCCCCCCAATTTCAGCTTCAAAAACCGGTCACCAATTTGAGGTCAGAAGATATCTAGTGTGTATGTCTGGCAGACATGAAGAACTGCATGAGGGTAACTAAGAAATAGCCGAGCTAAGAGGCTAGACATGCATTGTGATTGTATGTGAATTTCAGTTTCTAGCTAATTATAGTAGGTCTTGAAGTTGAGTGGATACATCAAAGAGAGCCAATAGGAAACTCAAACCCTAGTGAATTCCAGCTGTCTTACTCCTGAACTCTGAAGGACATCCTTAAACATGCCTCATTGGAAGGAAACTGCCCTTGCCCTCATCCTGGCCTGGCAGAGGGGCAACCAATGAAGGTTTATGCTCCTCCTCTAGCCTGTACAGAGATCCTAGCTCAGCAAGACCTCTACACTCAGAGTATGACTTCAGAATAGCTTTAATACAGACAACTCCTTCAGTCAGACTGAAGCTACATATGAAACCAAACcctgtgcttttttaaaaaaagcaaaatagcTGTCAGAATGAAGTGCCAttacattttccattttgaaTGCTGGACACTAGGAATAAATATGCACCGAGTTCACCATTTAGACGGTTGTATGCAGCAACACATGCAACGTTACCCCAGACTAAGTCGCAGATGACCAGAACAAGTGATGCTATTCTGGCTAAGTTAGGGTTACATTTGCACTCGTTAATGGGAGCAGTTACTGGATTCAGAAGGGAGTTATTTTAGATCAATTTGTTCTCATGCACTCACACACAGGCCAGCTATACATCAGAAGATATTCTCcagctccttgatttttttttttaaagggacaaaaaAAATAGAGCTAGAAAACATACTTGCATTAAATAAGGTTAGTTAAATAATGAATGCTCCTACCTTGCTAATCAGTGCAGGTGCAATTGTTTTATTGACGTGCCCAACAGCTTTTGAGACACCTGGAAGGAACAAGCAAATCAATCACTGATCTAATCAAACACAGGCTAAGCAGGCATTAGTAGATGATCActtgaaaaaaaatccaaccccaATCacctctcatccagcttctcccCCTAACCAAACCTTAGCTTTCACTGCCAATGCTAAGTTCTTTCAGAAGGTGATCTCAGGTGAGTGGCAAGTTATATCATGGAAATAGCCATCCTCTAGGAATGCCTGCTGAAAGGTTAGTTTGCAAGACCATGCACTGGAGGAGTCTGTCCAAGTGACAGGTTGCAATAAACACACATGACCATTACCTGAGTACAACATGCTGGAGCCAGGAACTCGTTAACATATTTAACAGCTCTGGATACACCTGACAGAAGTGAAATGGACAAGAGAGTAAAGGAAGAGATGAAGGCCCACAGAAGAACACAAAAGCAGACTGTGCAAATGAAGGAAGGACGAGGTCACAGGAGTGCAGAGAAAGTGTCGCAGTAGTTTCAAAGTTGAGCAAAATGCTGCATATTAAGCAATAGAACAGAAGCCAGCGGGTTCACAAGGTAGTGCAAGTTGCTGCATCTCCAGCCAATCAAGGTGGATTGTTCCCCCAGCAATGTCTCAATTCTAGAGTCCAGCCTTGAATTTGCAACCCTTCAGGTTCCTATTGGCTGAACATGCCAACTTCTGGATAAGGAGGCCATTCGGACACTTAAGGAAAAGGGCTACTCCTCTCAGTGCATGTGGGGTGCCAGAGGAGGGGAGGATTTTTTCTTTGAGGGTTTAAACAAACAGACAACTGGGTGTTTAATATCTGCAACCCTGTCTTGTTTGACTATTGGAGCATCATTGTAATCCAGGTCTAGCTGAGGCAGAACCACTTTGCTTTTACATTAGAGTCCCCAGTTGGAAGAGTGGATAATGTTACACTGAACATCAGAGCCTACGTGCAGATATTAAAGCTGTGTCTTTTGCTGAAGCAGTTGGTGCCTGTACAAAATGCTGCATGTCAGCCAACATTTTCCTagggtttaaataaataaataaaataaagggatGAAAGAGAAATGGGGGTTCTGAACACAACGCCACACCAATTCTGTACATAACACTGCGCATCCCAGCTGTTCAACCTGCAGTCAAACACTCCACTGAGTCTATTGTGCCTGCCAAGTACACAATGACAGAAGACCAATCCACTCCCAAATCCAGGTAGGTTCTGCTTCTTTCCTTCATCAGCCAAGACCATAGTAATTAACCAGTCAACCAACACCAGCCTAGTGACACTGATAGCCTCCCCTGTGATGAGTGTTCTCAAAGATGATCTGAGCAGACAAGTGCTTCAAAGGTTCCTTTGTTCAGAACACATGGAGCAGGTGAGGTAAAAGGCTGTTAAGCCTAGCAAAGCCTGATTAAATCTGCATTATTAAACTGATGACTTACAGAAGGCTTTCCAAAGCAATCTGTTGGGAAATATTTCTATTGTATTTCTTACATTCCACTCCTCTTTGTTCTTTATTAGTATCTTGGAGAGTCTGTTGGCTCCTGCTGCTTATTCCCTACCTGACACAAATAATGAAGCAGAGGGCTCGGATTCCAGATGCAgaataagcagcaggagcagataaGCCCTTAAAATTCTATTTGAACAAGAAAACTCCTAGCCGCGTGAAGTGTTTATGGGACTGCTTCCAAAGACTATATAGGCTGTTCTGTTAAGTTTTAGACAGCACAAGCTCTTCAACTCTTCCTAGGAGGCTTTTCTTAACCATCCTGCCCAGATCAAGCTCTGCTTTGGTAATCTGGGCATATTTGAAGTTAATTTCATCTGAGCAGTGAGATAGTAAGGACAAAAGTTCCATCTCGCCAGACCAGAATTGAGAGGCCTCCAacctttccatttaaaaataccaGCCCCTCAAGAGTCACGGGAATATCTTCAGTGTTATTTGATCACACTGCCATATAACCAGTCAATTTCCCTAGTGATTTACAATGAGAGGAAAAAGGGAACTAAACCTAGCCACTCTGATGAACCTTGAAAGCAATACACCGAGAAGCAAGATATTTTAGGATTACAAACATGTGAAATTGCTCAAGAACTGTATGACCTAAATGCACAGGCTTTCTATACTATTTGATAGGTTCCCTTGGCACATTGGCCTTCACAGTGGTCGGGTACGGATGTACTTTTGCAGACCTTTCCCAAAGGTAAGTTTAAAAAGGCAACTATGCTTTCTCTGAAAACTGAATTTGATCTTCTGCCCTAACCAGGTCACTGCAGCCACGAACAGTTGCATTTAACATCGGAcagcatctgcagacagtctaaTGCTCCCATGCAAGGTCTTCTGAGCTCAGCTCAGGACTGCTCTACCAGATGCTCTTAATTTTAGATTCCATACATCATCCTCATTCTCATAGATTTCCTCCGAAGCCTGGCAGTACATTACACCAATTGTTACCAAATGGTTCAGGGAAGAGCATGCTTCAAGCACTCACCCTACAAGCAGTCTTCCATCCTTATGAAGGATCTTTGTGATTAACCAGCAAATAAGGATAATGGGCTATTGGGGGTGGGTTGTTTAGATGCCCATTAGCCTGAATATATTACGATCTAGCACAGAACGAGCGCCCTGAGGTGTGTCAACATTCAGTGCAGCAGCAAAGTGGGGTAATGAAATGGCATTCTAGTACAATATGCAGTAGGCTATGACCAGCTAACAAAAATAACTGAACTCTATATATTCAGGCAAACACAAGCATCTCCGTCTCTTATTATGGCTAATTTTCTGAGGAAATAGGCATCCGCTGCTCCCATTGTTTTCAAGAGGAGCTGTGTGGGTATATTACACTTTTGAACTGTACTGGAGCACTTCTGTGCAATGGGTCAACTGACTTGCTGTTAAGGGATTGCAAGTTAGCCTGTAACAATGAAACGTGCTAagtcaggagtcggcaacctttcagaagtggtgtgctgagtcttcatttattcactctgatttaaggtttcatgtgccagtaatacattttaatgtttttagaaggtctctttctataagtctataatctatcactaaactactgttgtatgtaaagtaaataaggtttttaaatgtttaagaagcttcatttaaaattaaattaaaatgcagagccccccggaccggtggccaggacccgggcagtgagtgccactgaaactcAGCTCGCCTGCCGCTTTCGGCACAtgcgccataggttgcctacccctgtgctaggtgAAGGGGGATGGGATGGAAATAGAAAGATGCCAGCGTACTATCTACTACAATAGCACTGGTGAATGAGTGTTTGCAGCAAAGCCAAGAATGGATTTACCTTTCCCCAGGAAGCGAGTCTTGTCATTGTCACGAAGTTCCAGAGCCTCATAGATTCCAGTGGAGGCGCCACTAGGTACGGCAGCTCTGAACAGACCTGAGtacagcaggagagaagagagaaCCATCTCAGCatggcagggtccagggaggtTCTGCCTGTTCTTCATCCCAACCTAATACTATTAGTATTGCAAGCACAGGGAATGCTGCCACACGTTGAGGTCTCTCTCCTGGATCAGGAAGAGAGTTACTCTTCCGAGTCATGCTTGGGCAACACAATAAGCCAACGCAGACTGCTCAATGTGCAGATGGGCTGAATATCAAGCCTGACAGCTTGCTTCCTTCATACATATAGAAGGCATGAGTCAGGAAAAGCCCATCCGTCATCTGACTAAGCCACCCTTTCCAAGATGAGCTAGGAGTTGGAGGTATCTAGCTTAACAGTGGTATTATTttctaagcccccccccccccaaaagaaaccCAAAACTAAAAAAATCCACTTAATTCCCATCAAAAAGCACCATTGCCAGGGCTGGCCCACTAGTTCTACGCAGGGAATCTAAGTTGAATCACTTGCTCTTGGGAAGGCAGGTGTTcggagtggggctgtggggggaaagagggcacCGGGAAGATAGTTTGAGATAGCAGAACAGAACATTGAGAGCACTAGAGTTCATGCAGTCTTTATTGTGGGTGAGGTTCCAACTTTGATCTCTCTAGCCTTCCTCTCTCAAGCAGAAGTCTGGTATGGAATGTCATTAAGAGAAGGAATTCATCTTTCCAGGCACAGAGCTAAGCTGTTTGGTTAGTGCATTTCAGCTATTCTGATTGCTCATTCCAAGCCACGCTCGTATGGGTTTGGACAATTGAAGTGTCTGATCTCGTAAGATACGGAGCAATAAGTAACAAAGACCCAATGAGTAAGGGTGGAGGGAAAAGGCCTTGCAGCAACCAAAACAGATGAAGGATGTTAGATATACAACCACAATTACAGCTAAGCAGCTGTCTAGTCATGTCTGTGTCCACTTTAAACAGCTACACAAAGTTACAGCAAAGGGAAGTGTGTTGGCAGATGTCATTAGGCAGGCAGTGCAGCAAGGGACCTGGAGCAGAGCTAACTTCAGCGGATGAGAGACAGCCACAACTTCCTGTAATTAAGCAGAGCTTCTAGAGGGAAAGCAAGAATGTACAGGCATAGAGCGGAGTTTGCCAAAGCCTAATGTTGTGGGAGTTGTGAGAGCACAGAGGAACAAGGGACACTGGTAGTTGTTAAAGTGGGGGGATAAGATCTCTGCTTACACTCAGATTTTGCTCCAGCTACACCATCAGTGAAGCTTATCCTAGTTTCAAGCAGAAAGCCCCATTGATGCAAACGCTAGAGGTTTGAATTACTGAAGTACCAACTGGTGGACTATTGATACATCTTGTCCTGGGGCTCCTACTCATCGGTGGTTTGGAAGCCTTACACAGAGAGGGAAGGTCCCAGCTCTGTTCACAAGACATGACCACGAGTACATTTGAAGGAAACTCCTCACTGTCCATGCTCAGGTTAATTATGCCACTGAATCCATACAGTAAAATAGGATAAAGATCTTTCTTGTAGCTTCAGTCATCTCTGCAGCTTAATGTATTCAGTACAGAGTTAGATGAAGGGAAATAGAGAATTTCACTCTCAGTTTGGGTTTGCACTTTCGTATCAGTGCTAGCTTAGGAGACGTTCAGATTCTGAGACCCATTCACCTGCCATTTGTTTCTCAGGCTGAAAGATTACTAGTTATGTTTAAAGTAGAGCTTCTCTCCACCACTCATCAGCTCTTCCAGCAGCTGAACCTCAATGAGGCACTTCACAGTAACTCCTATG of the Chrysemys picta bellii isolate R12L10 chromosome 21, ASM1138683v2, whole genome shotgun sequence genome contains:
- the ENO1 gene encoding alpha-enolase isoform X1, with product MSILKIFAREIFDSRGNPTVEVDLYTSKGLFRAAVPSGASTGIYEALELRDNDKTRFLGKGVSKAVGHVNKTIAPALISKNINVVEQEKIDKLMLEMDGSENKSKFGANAILGVSLAVCKAGAAEKGVPLYRHIADLAGNPEVILPVPAFNVINGGSHAGNKLAMQEFMILPVGAESFKEAMRIGAEVYHNLKNVIKEKYGKDATNVGDEGGFAPNILENKEALELLKTAISKAGYTDKVVIGMDVAASEFYRDGKYDLDFKSPDDPSRYITPDQLADLYKSFIKSYPLVSVEDPFDQDDWSAWKKFTASVGVQVVGDDLTVTNPKRIAKAVEEKSCNCLLLKVNQIGSVTESLQACKLAQSNGWGVMVSHRSGETEDTFIADLVVGLCTGQIKTGAPCRSERLAKYNQLLRIEEELGSKARFAGRNFRNPRIN
- the ENO1 gene encoding alpha-enolase isoform X2, which encodes MSILKIFAREIFDSRGNPTVEVDLYTSKGLFRAAVPSGASTGIYEALELRDNDKTRFLGKGVSRAVKYVNEFLAPACCTQNINVVEQEKIDKLMLEMDGSENKSKFGANAILGVSLAVCKAGAAEKGVPLYRHIADLAGNPEVILPVPAFNVINGGSHAGNKLAMQEFMILPVGAESFKEAMRIGAEVYHNLKNVIKEKYGKDATNVGDEGGFAPNILENKEALELLKTAISKAGYTDKVVIGMDVAASEFYRDGKYDLDFKSPDDPSRYITPDQLADLYKSFIKSYPLVSVEDPFDQDDWSAWKKFTASVGVQVVGDDLTVTNPKRIAKAVEEKSCNCLLLKVNQIGSVTESLQACKLAQSNGWGVMVSHRSGETEDTFIADLVVGLCTGQIKTGAPCRSERLAKYNQLLRIEEELGSKARFAGRNFRNPRIN